A stretch of DNA from Tigriopus californicus strain San Diego chromosome 8, Tcal_SD_v2.1, whole genome shotgun sequence:
CAATAGGCTTCAGAATAGAATGAATTGATTGCGATAGCATCCTTGTAAATTAAAAAGTGTTCTAATGTCAAACtttccaagaaaaaacaaacaaatttcttgcaaatgaaatgaagaaactcaatTGATAATCTAGTAAATGAAGTGTGTGCTTAGAGTTTTGCGAGTAGGGAAAACGCAGCAAGGGGGCTAAAAGCGACCTTTTTACCATaataaactttttttcgactttctcaacttttttcacATTCTTCCCACCTTAAAGATTATTTTGGCCAACAAATTATATCGGTACTGTTTGCCTCActcctcttcatttctttcatgatcACTTATCCGATTCCAGTCATTGCCATCTGTGATATCACTAAGTCATTTTTAGACGATTCTTAATAACTTGTAAATGCGTATACATCGTTTTATTCATACTTTACAtattttcacatatttttaaCCTGTTGACTTAATATTTAGTCGCAATAAactttgatattgatggaGCCTCACATTAAAGTTGACTACTAGATGTTTTTACGGAAACTCTGAACACATATGAAAAGCAAAGCAAAGCgataatatttcaaaaagcaagGTTCGCAAAACGGTCGATAATGACTAAAAATTTCTGTGACAACAAACGTTCAGCTGAAGTTCAAACGAAACTGAAAGGAATTGAATTACAGCTGGAAAGAAATTGTAATCGTGGATgcaaaagttaaaaaaaaaatgatgttgtaACTAATTACATTTCAAGCTAACGTAATTATAATCAATTACATTCAAAAAGTACTTGACCCAACTAAGCCAATGGGACTTGACTGAAACATTAAAGAAAGATCAAGGAAATAAGTATTCTCTGTTTAGTTGCCTTTGAAGGCATGATTTCCTAAAAAAACGGAATATGTATATTTTGCAGAGATCCCCTCTCCGTTTGTCTCCAAGAAAGCTTTGAATAATGATTCACTTGGAATGGAGGGTCACCAACGGAGAACCAATTTTAAACCAATGACGAAATTCGTAACTATGGAAACATGTTTTTGGATGCTACGTACAACGATGTTGATTGTTAGCCAATTAGGGATCGAACCACAATTGCTAACGAGCGTTATTGGCTTTACAAATTTAACGACCAGGGTATGAATGAAATCCGATAACgcttgaaaatcaaatgaataaatgataaGGCCATAAATATAGAGCGAAATGCAAATGAATCAAGAAGTTAGGAACGACACAAGTCATGACTTgagcaataaaacaaaaaaatgttttccttttaCCAAAACCCAAGTTCAGATAATCTGAACGGAACCATAGGGCAAAGATGGGAATTCTTGATACGTGGAAACATATTTAGTTAAGTTAATGATAAGTTTTAGTCGTTGAATAATGATTGActtaaattctttttttttatattgcaAGTTTCAATTGTCTTCGCAATGCCTTTTTCCAAGAGGCTCTTCTTTAGTTTACCTGGTTGTAACACATCAACTTAAGTGGTTTCAATCCATACTTGCACGTTGAACagaaaatcaataaattgTACTAACGAATGTGTTTCTTAATTGACAGGTTGTCGTTTGCTAAGAGCTTAGTGTGCAAACTTCTTAATCGATTCAGGTCCCACTCTTACGTATTTCATCCGGTATTAATGATCTCTGTGTGACGAATAGCATACTGACCGATTGAGTAATTCTGTCCCACTTTATACAATTATTCACATGTCTAGGTAGCATTGTTTCTGAATTGATGGCAAAGTGTCATTCCTTGGCGTTGGATTTCGAATGTCATGCGCTTCAAGTGGAGAAAGTACTGCTGGCTAGAATTGGCAAATTAGTTGTTTAATCATTCGGGATTGATTGTGTCGAGAGGATTGAAATCCACCAAGTCGATTTCTGGTTGTTTCACTCGTTTGCTCGCTTACCAAGGGATGCTGCAGGCAGGCCCTAAAGTGTCTCGTCACGAGACGTGCTCGAAGTTCACTTCGGTTTAAAAGATCACATTGCCCCTGGAAAGTCTTTCAGTTTGTTCGCGATCGCCATCATGACCTCACTTATCCGAAGTCGAGTACGTAGCACCTGTCTGGTTTTGCTTAGTCTCCTCTCGTGCCCAATTCTAGGTTACCAAATAGGTAGAACTCTACCCCCGTATGCCCGACGTCTCGTCCAAGGTCCGCCCAGATTGTGTACGTATTTCCAATTTGTTTATCGGGTTGACATTGGGGTGGACTTGGGCAGGCAGCCATGTCAGTTTCCTGTACATGCTTTCAAATCGACTCCATCTCAACTTCAGATCAATGGGAATCTACCAATGCAGGGGATCGAGGATACAACAATTGGGAAGCTGCGAGGAACTCTGGACCCGTTCCCCCTCATTTAAATGATGCAAATGCGCTGGCCACAACAACACATCATCAGCATGATGGCTCGATGGAAGGCCAGGAACCCCCATTTCAGCGGCATCGCTTGCTTGAGAGCCAAGACGAGCCCTTTCATCGATACCCCTCACATGACGGCCAACAAGAAGAGGCTTTTCATCAAGATCATTTCAGACATCCGCAACAACAACGACCCAGTATAGGCACTCAGTATTTAAACCAGATTTCGAATATCTTCAGCGAAGAGGACCCCAGAGGCAATAACCAACATCAATATCatgaaccaccaccaccacaacaacaacaacatcagcaacaacaacaccaacgaAACGACGAACCAGCCGATTGGGATCAAAGCAATCAGAGTGAAGCTCCTGATATGACGAGATTGCCGCTGGTGAATATTGATCATTTGTATCTTCCATTCTTCAATGACGCTCGTGCGGAAAAAAACGTCAATGAAGGCGAGGCAAATGCGGATGAAATTGAACAGGAGCTTGATCAGAACATTCACGACTACGTGGAACaacgagagcgagagaaacgACTTCGCAACCTGCGGTTTGAGACAAGAAATAGAAAGCATGACATTAGCGAAGACGAGCCAGAAGAAGACGAGAGCGAAGACGAGAGCGAACATTCGGACAAAAGAAATGCCAATAACGAGGAATTGGACGACTATCCCATGGTGATCAGGTGAGATGTCCTACCTAAAGGGAAAGCTTTTCGAGTCGACGAACAATAATTGGAGGGTCTTCTCTTTTCAACCTCGTTAGATATCATAATAATGGCTCTCATCCTCGATCGAGAACTGTTCAAAAGCGAATCCGACCCCGAACTTCGAAGCCATTTCGACCCTATCCGGAGCGAGGTTCTTCCCGGCCCCCGTCAACCCGTCCATCGGATAATCGTCCCTATCCGTCCAATCCATTGGAAGACGACAACATCAGGGTTCGAGCTTTAGATTTAATCTATTTTCATTTCCTCAATATGTCGATACCATAGGCCTCAAGATGATTTGGCATGAAATATTCATGGCCAAGATTAGGGAACCAGCCTTTGGAGTGGTCGATAATGGCAGTCAGGAAGGTTCGAGAAACTAGATCAATCACAAAGACATGCATTCATAAATCAAGTCAAGTCCTCAATTTTTGTGAGTAGTGTGTTTCGAGGGAAGGTTTCACTTCGAAATCAAAGTAGTAAGCGGAGAAAACACACTTCATATGCATTGCTCCATACAAGGCAAATAGGTTCGTCCAAGTGGGCGGAAAATTGATTCAAGCCCTTTAAGAATAAGACGATAATACCTTGATTCCTTTCTCTCAAAATTCAAAGGTCGTTTCTTATAACGAGCACTAACATACTCTACGTATATGACAGGCTTGGGTAAAAATAGATAATGACACTGGACTGGTCAAAAACGCTCTCACCAACCTTGATCTGTATCTTTGTACGTACtagtgtacgtatgtacgagACATGCACATATATATTGTACATGTGCATTTGAATACATGATCAATCTACAACAAACCAGTATGTATTTAGTAAGTGTGGAAGGCGAAGAGGTACAATTGTGGGGCTTTCAATaataggaaaaaaagataGCGGGTCTGGTTCCCCGAATTGTTCACGCCAGCCCCATCTGTCACTGCGGTGGTTCAGAATATTGAATACAACAACCACGACAACCTTTGGTTCAGGAAAGCGTGGTCGTCAATCAATCTCGATGACGTAGAAAGTCAAGTGAGGAGTTCATTCGCCCAGGCCTGTCTCTCGTAAAAAAGTTATGAACCACAGACGAGCAATTACGAAAAGGTagatgtggtggtggtggtggtggtgttagtCCAGCCAATGGGAGACAGAGACCAACTTTCCCCCTCTTTATGTGTCCCTTGATCATCTGATAAGATACCCCTccacttgttttcttttcttttctccaACAGGTTCACGTTTATGGGAGTTATAAAGGGCCTGCTCCACCTTCGGGATCTCATACATCCACTCTGGTGCCTAACTATGGCCCAGCCCCGGATCCCCGCCGATCTGTTGTCACTgatgatgaggacgacgatgagAATGAGTCCCCCTCTGTCCCACTTATTCCTGGCCAAGCAGCCCCGCCCATTCATTCACAAGTGAGCCGAGTATACAACCAACCCGAACAACGCCGCCGAAAACCACCAAGTCACTCTCAACGTGTCAGGCCTGAGAAGCGAAACCTGACCCCTCAAGCTAAATATGACCGACAAATACAAAGCGGTGGGGACGACAACGATGACGATGACAGCGACAATGACAGCaacgaggagaagaagaaggggcAGGCCGAGGATAAGCCAGAAATAACTGTCAATAACCATCAGCCTCAATTCCCTCCTAACACCAACTACCCTGCATTTCCACTTCACTTTCCAAGTAATTGGCTCAGGCATGTCACATTGACCTTTTTGTGCACCATCAC
This window harbors:
- the LOC131885913 gene encoding putative uncharacterized protein DDB_G0279653; translated protein: MSVSCTCFQIDSISTSDQWESTNAGDRGYNNWEAARNSGPVPPHLNDANALATTTHHQHDGSMEGQEPPFQRHRLLESQDEPFHRYPSHDGQQEEAFHQDHFRHPQQQRPSIGTQYLNQISNIFSEEDPRGNNQHQYHEPPPPQQQQHQQQQHQRNDEPADWDQSNQSEAPDMTRLPLVNIDHLYLPFFNDARAEKNVNEGEANADEIEQELDQNIHDYVEQREREKRLRNLRFETRNRKHDISEDEPEEDESEDESEHSDKRNANNEELDDYPMVIRYHNNGSHPRSRTVQKRIRPRTSKPFRPYPERGSSRPPSTRPSDNRPYPSNPLEDDNIRVHVYGSYKGPAPPSGSHTSTLVPNYGPAPDPRRSVVTDDEDDDENESPSVPLIPGQAAPPIHSQVSRVYNQPEQRRRKPPSHSQRVRPEKRNLTPQAKYDRQIQSGGDDNDDDDSDNDSNEEKKKGQAEDKPEITVNNHQPQFPPNTNYPAFPLHFPTFNPRPQQSPGGLFVHQIPPSAKPLVIVPINKIPGLTTTTLDQSQEPRSLVYGGGGGGVGAGALGGGHHLPHHHHQPQLHPALSSKKSHHHYGPSRHGRANIKAYRGPSQKLKSSHGYASYFAPWGYSSYVPTDSKPKKKY